The genomic region TACGGACGCGAGGCCATCAACGTCGCCGCCACCAGCACCGATGTCGGCCCCGGCCCGGCGGACCCCTCCCCGGTGGCCCTGGCTGTTCTTGGCTGATGGCGATGCGGGATCTACTGGCATGGAGCACAGACGTACAGTGCAGGCATGGTCGcggctgttcttagtttgtttttCTAAATGAGAGTTTCAGTTTTAGGATTAAATACGAATTCCTATCTGCAGGACTTACCGGAGATGTGCTCATGGAGCTGCCATATGCGCTTTCATGCATGGTTTTTATCCATTAAGGGGTAAACACTACCATGAGATGATAAATCCATTTCGTGTACTTACAGATGTTTCTTATATCCATGTGTTTCAGGTCAAGAAGCTTATCAAGGAGAAAAAGAATGATGCTGGAATTTCTGAATATATCGATATAAATAAAGAGCTTCAAGAGGTGAGTTCATTTCTTATTTTGTCTTGTAATGTGATCCCTCATGCTCGTGTAGCTACATGTTAGATACGTTAGATTAATGATACTCACAAATGGATGCTTGATTTCTCCTCTCATTTTTGGGGATGCATCGATTCCTCTCTTTTTTGTTACAAGGAGCCATGCCCAGCACAAGGTAGCATGAAAAAGGTTGCTTGCAACATAAGATTTGTTTGGGGGTGTTAGATTTTTTTAACTTGAAAGGTAAGAAGGTTAATTATGACGATGGTAGGGACTGTCCGAACAACCCTATTAATAATAATGAACAATATGTAAAAATTTAGTGTCTTCAAAGTTGTCCTTTACTGATTGTTTGGACAAGAAAACGCCAGTATTATGCTGGAGAATTCCAAACTATGAGCTACGAAAACAAAATAAAAAGGTCTCCAGTTAATGTTCATAATTTAACATTTTTCTAATATATGAAATATGTCACATAACTAAATGTCATATGCAGTAAGTTCCTCCTGACATCATGTATTATTTGAGCTATAActactttgttcttgacgtatatAAAAAGAGTTAAGTTGCTTGCAATAAACTCACAACCTGTGTTATTTCAAGTTACAAAAAAACCATGTTACAGGTGAAACATGTATCCAATTCAAAAGTATCATAAATAGCAAATCCAGCAAAGATCCTGTGTAAACTGGACTGTCCTTGCAAGCTCTTGATAGCCACATAAGTGTGAACCAGATAACAAACTATTATTCTACATGCAGTTCAATAGGAAGCATGGTCACCTTTCGTAAAGAAGTAAAGACTATAGTTCATCCCGGTGAGGTCTCAGTTTTAGGTTCCCTTCGAAGTATATCACCTGCTATTGGGTTAACTTAGGGTGCATGCAGACAACCAGTTGCACTGTGAGATCTAATCATTCGTGTTTATGGTGCCGATTTTAGTTCCTCATTGTCGCTTGGTTTATCTGGGAGGTTTGCTCCCTGAGAGAAAGAACAAAAACAAAAGGAACCTAAAAGAATTTCTGTTATTACATCCACCGTATGGGTTGTAATATACTATGTCTGTTTCATTGGTTCATTGGTTTTTTTAGGTTTATGGCACGATGATTCATCTCAGAGTTTCTGATTCTTATGTTTTGTCACAAGGGCAAGACGACAAGTCATTTTGCTGCTAAAGTGTTAATATGCAAACTGTGTGTTTGATCAAGCGAGAATTTTTCCACCGTTTTTGTAAGTAATGACTTGTTGTGAAACCGACATTTGGGCTATATGATGCGGTAGTTTGTGTTGCCCTACAGAAGCACATAGTTGAATGTACATGGCTTACCTCAAAAACTTGTAATTTACACTATAATGTATAGATAAGGCGTCTTCAATAAATACTGAAATGATTTTTGTTTATACGATGGATTATATAATGTGTTTCCTAATTCGTTACACTATTGAGAGACATAAGGATTATTAAATGTACTATGTAACTTGAACCATCTGACTCTATAAGCTTCGGTACATTGACAACCATACAATGCCAAAGCACTGAAATATGTTGTGTTCTGAAATATGACATATACCAATGGTTCACAGATTGCTTAGTTTCTCCAGAGCAACGCCCCACAGATTTCTCTCTGTGTGTGTTTTTTTCTCTGCAGGTGATATCATATTTCACAAAAATACAGATTTTTTCTGATATTGGGCCCCTAACTAATACATCCACTTTGGAAAACAACTCTTTCTCTCACCATGCAATTTCTCTATCCTAAAATATAAGATAtgctgggaattccagaacaaaaTATGGGGTAAAAGAAATGACACATGCATCCTCCTTAATCATAGGGAGATATTGTGTTACCTATTTTTGGCTTTGTGATTGGGTTGACTGGAGGCATTAGTGGCAGGTGCGCATGTGATTGGGGCCTAGGGGCATTGATAGGTGAGGAGGGGGAGTTAATAAACCTACAATCCTTTATAATTTGTGACAAGTTGGAATGCTTCAGTTATTTCAGGATGAAGGAGTACCATTGAAAAGGGAGGAGTTTCTTGTCGTGTATAAATATGTTAGTTTGTTTTGTGCGCAGCAAAATATGTTACTTTTAAAAATTATGCAAGTTTATTTCGACCATGGTGTTGAAACATGTAATTCAACTAATGTTGTTGGCTGAATAGTTTCATAAGTAAAGCAAAAAAAAACAATAGTCATGTACTAATTTCAGGACAAGAATGATTGTAGGAGTAGGATCTAGGCATATTTTTCGTGGTTTGGTGGTGATCATCCAATGAaaaggcgatgcttgttgtgtaaGGTCTTCTACACTGGTTCTTGCTCGTGGTGGTCGTCGCTGGCGCCTTCCTCACCTTTTCTGTGGATTTTTTGTAGGTCTTAACAATCGGGCGACGCCTGCCCATCCATCCTCTCCCTAGTGTAGTCCCAACAGTAAAAGGGGACAACACCATCCCTTCTGTGTATGGACCGTAGCCCCGTAGCATTGTATGTTTGATTAAAATGTAGCCCCCAAAATAGTGTTACTTGGATAAATTTTCTAGATTTAGTATTCAAAAGGGTGTCGATTGCCAAGTATTCAACTCTATTTTTTCTGTTATCAATTATGTTCTCACTGTACTGTACATATTCAAGAAGTTGCTGGTTTTAATAATGTAATATCCAGAATTTAGATTTTCAAAAAATCCCATAGAAATCATACCAGTGATATAGCCAAAGCTCATACTGACTGACCATTCTTTATCCGCACATGCCCACTCTAGCTTGCAGTGAAAGAGTTACAGAAGATTAATTCTTTCAAAGCACCACGGGAGATGCTTCTGTGCATCATGAGCTACTGTCAGATCATAAATAACTTGCTTCTGAACATTCTTAATAGAGAGATGGATGGAATCACATGCATATAAGAGAAACATTCTTCTTATTCTTGATTTAGTTGGTACTTGTACATCAATTGGAGATGGAATCCTTATGCCTGTTGTATCTGTTACTCATCGTCACTTTTTTTATGATGCTAACCATTACATTGTTTTTTTACTAAATCTGATGGTTTTAGGATGCCACTTATGGACTATGGTTTTGTGGTTTCTGTAGTTCTATATGCATCAGGTAGCACTAGGGTCCAGATTCAGAATATGAGTACTGGTATGTATTTTCCATTTTGTATTTTTTCAGTATTGCCACTATATCTGCAACCTACTCAATCATAAATCAAGATCTTGCACTTGGTTGCTTCCCCAGCGTGAAGATGGTCAACATTAGACTGCAATCTAAATTGTTTACTGTGAACTAGAACTTCTGCATACACATATGTGGATTTGTACATGTACAAAATCTGCAATGCCTCAGATTTTATGTGCCCTCGGCAACTGGCGGAATCCAAGGTGGCCTGATAGAAAAGGGGCTTCCCTCGCTCATCTTGTAGGCTACAGCTACAAATCAGATAATAAAACTCTATTAGAAAATGCTAGATGCTGAAGGTAGGGAGAAAGAGAATCTTGAAGAAGAAATAGGTGTTTTGAGAAGTCAGTTATTGCATATGAGTATGGAAGTCGATGAGGTAATTGATACTATCATTGTCAAGGATTTTGCCCCTCGGAATCTGCTATTTCTTTTTATAACTCATTTTTGTTTCTTACTTGAACATGCTACCCTAACATAGTCGGTTTGTTTTCTCTTCATTCTTGTTTGGTCACATCAGACAAGAAGTCTTGATAAAGGAGATGGGCCCAAAAAAATTTCCTGGTTTAGATTAATTGGTGTCTTAGACTCGAGGTTCGCAACCCAGAGAGCAGAGCAATGGACTGAAACAACCAATTGCCAAATTCTTTGAACAAGGTATAAGTTATTTATTCTTTTATAGGACCTGCTTGATCTGCCTACTTCCTGTAATTTTGTAGATGGTGTGCAAAAGGATTTATTGTCCTAGCAATTTCAACTTTCTCATAAACTAAAATACTACCTGTTCGCATGTACTACTTCTAGCACATTAGACTGCAAGGACACTTGTGCAGATGCACTGTTTCTAACAATATGGAATATGTTGAAAGTTTTTTCACACAAACAAAAAATGCTACCTGTCCCACTGTGCTATCTTTAAGCACTAAGAGGTTGAAGTCTATGCATTATTGCCCCTTTCTGGATTCTGATGATGTTTAAGATAAGTGGCAGCTTCTGATCACTTGACTGCTTtattggtttgtggaatagatgTGCGCACATGGGGAATGTGGGTTGAGAATTGAGATCACCAGTTACTTGTGCCTTTGGGGTATTAGATCATGGTGGGTGTTATGTCTTGGTCATTTTTATCATCTTAATTGCAGTTAGATTGGTAAATTTTGCTCACGTCTTAACATTTGACCTTTTATTTTAGAGTTAACATCAGTGGTCTGAGCTTGCCTTGTAGAAGTTATTCACAAGTCATCAAGTTACATTAGTTCAGGCTTAGAAGATGTACTGCTTGACTTGTATTCGACCTATTGCAGTTCTCATCGATAGACCCTTCCATCTGTCATGCAAACATCCACAAATATGCTTACAATGGCATCTAGAGCGTAGAGTGCAGTGAGACGACTACATGGCTGAATCCTTTTACCAATTGTTCAGGATAAAAAAAACAAAGAACCTATAACAGTCAATGTAAAGACTTCATCTCACCTCAATATCGATCTCTCTATTGTCTTTATTGTTTTCATTCCTATGTTACCAATGCCTTATTATCCTGGAAAAACACGAGGAGATTTCAGCGAGCTGCTGAAAACGCGGAACTGTTCTGTTTTTTTTGTGTGTAAAATTCAAGTCCCAATGGACGATCCTGTAGTAGACCTCCATAATTTTCATGTAAACATGTAGGCTATTGCTTCTCAGTTGTCCAGCCAAGATGAGAAAAAAGGCTAATAAACAAATAGTCACAGCTTGAAGAGGGCAAGAAGATGATACATGTTTGGGATGGGGAAAAATGTGTTCTGCAAACTCCAATTTACCCGACAATGAATTAGTGTGGAATAATTGTGTGCGTGATGCCAGCTGCCAGCCTACACAACGCACACAGGTTAATTGCAATGCTCAGATCTGATCATGTTCAGACTTGAAGTTTTTTTATGTCCCTATAATGCTTATCCTGAGCACTTGTCATTTCTGTTTATGTTTTCTAAACTCAATGCTGCAAAAATCTTGGAAATATGAGACATATTACAAGGTCCAAGAGGCAAAGATAGGATTCAGTGTTGCTTCAAAAAAGTAAAGATCTTGCTCTAGATTTATATGTCCTGGTTTTACAAATCCAAGATTCAACAAAGATCATAAAATGTTGGTCTAGCAGGTTTAAGGAGTAATCTATGTTCTGTTCTTTCCGCCGGTACCTCTTAATCTTGTAGTAAAACGAGATTATTCGTACTATTCACCGAGAAATATATTGACAATTCGTGATGAATATGGAGGATTTGTAGTACATTGTATTTTCTCACATACATATTTTATTTCTGCAGAAGGATCAAGAGGTTATGCTGGGAAAAGATTGTATTTGTCTGTAACAAATGCAACCATGGTGAAAGGTCTTTTTGTTGTGCAACGTCTTGCACATAACTGTATTCAATGCAAACTATTTTCCTCCGCTACACTGGTTGCTGCTAGCTATTAAACGGTTTTGTGGGAGATTCCATCTTTGAAGCAGTAATTATGCTAAATAGTTCATCAACAATTATTTACTACTGATTTTCTCTTGTCCTGGATAGGGCGCCCGAAGGGGCGCCACCTGGTCTAGTATATTTAAAAGTTTCCAGCTCCTTTGGAATTAGTCTATCTCACCCACCCAATAAATACAAATGTGCAGGATCAATTATTAAGGGCGTGCAACCGTAACAGAATACACATGCGTAtatgtcggtaccctaaaacagggtaccccttactacattgTGAAGGCACGGGGCCCATGCGACTATCTCTAGTCGCATGGTaaacagcgcctgaccccaccacgtggacggctcctgggttgccacgtggccagagaagaagaTATACTCCAGgatatcaacagtgggtccggaccctcatgggaaagtgtcggacccctgcatatacggaccggacctccgggcaGGGTCCAGGACCTCCGCGGGTACAGATCGGACCCCTGGACGGGTCCCGGACCTCTCTGtaggggtccgggccactctcagcagggtcccgggattctggggcaaagaatacccaggccttaatcaaggccaggcgggggtccaaagccgacacgtgtccggaccatagtgAGTACGCTCCtgcttcccgctcaggcggagacccgatgctgccacgtggccgactgcccgtgacgtaagccagcgggcggagcctgacgtaaggcctctaggccacATGGTCACTGCATTTATTGTCGATGAGGCGCGCCGCATgtctattccactggcaggcgatgtgccgcctcagcatttaatgcgtcctgtccatcccactggcaggcgatgtgccgcctcatcatttaatgtgccctgtccacaccGCTGACGGGCAGTGACCAGACTATCCTGCAGGcgacgtgcctgtccattccattggaAGGCAATACGTccgtgctgcggcatacactgtgctcatcatggcTCGGAAATCTTAATACTATACCGAGGAAGCAGCCGCAAGATATTAATACTATATggactacggacattatggcgctcggagatcttctgggcgacactggcattggacacttctatatgtattccctccgttttgcccctaggcccacatgttGGGGCCCAGCAcgcttgtacgtgcccccttgagctataaaaaggAGGGCACACGACATTACAAGGCAGACGCAACTTAGGCTcaagctcacttagactctcagactcacaagttcatacaagctctcaagctcaatacatcacacagtggagtagggtattacgctccggcggcccgaaccactctaaacccttgtgtgttcttgtgttcttcccgattccatctagcaggcaaaacgcttaggcccctcctcatcttaggatttagggcgggtgcgttccgccacccggccggagaatttcctctccgacatttggcgcgccaagtagggggcttaggatttaggtttttgcttgttcttctgctcgacgccatggtccacatcgtcgagcaccatgatttcaTGCCTGAGGATTTCATGGTGGAGGAGGCAGTAGCCTCTTCCACACCGCGGGCCACCAACCTCCCTGCACCTGGTGCAGCTGCTGCTGTACACTCTGCGCGGCAGCACACTCCCGCGCAAACGTCCAGGACGTCTAGGGCGGCGCCTGGGGCACTGTCCGCGGCCAGAGAGTTGCTGCGCCACCCttctagctccacggcctcgccaggg from Zea mays cultivar B73 chromosome 6, Zm-B73-REFERENCE-NAM-5.0, whole genome shotgun sequence harbors:
- the LOC103630394 gene encoding uncharacterized protein isoform X2 — its product is MLRTRGHQRRRHQHRCRPRPGGPLPGGPGCSWLMAMRDLLAWSTDVQCRTYRRCAHGAAICAFMHGFYPLRGKHYHEMINPFRVLTDVSYIHVFQVKKLIKEKKNDAGISEYIDINKELQEVYGTMIHLRVSDSYVLSQGQDDKSFCC
- the LOC103630394 gene encoding uncharacterized protein isoform X1, producing the protein MLRTRGHQRRRHQHRCRPRPGGPLPGGPGCSWLMAMRDLLAWSTDVQCRTYRRCAHGAAICAFMHGFYPLRGKHYHEMINPFRVLTDVSYIHVFQVKKLIKEKKNDAGISEYIDINKELQEVLTIGRRLPIHPLPSVVPTVKGDNTIPSVYGP